A single region of the Vicia villosa cultivar HV-30 ecotype Madison, WI linkage group LG4, Vvil1.0, whole genome shotgun sequence genome encodes:
- the LOC131600064 gene encoding probable xyloglucan endotransglucosylase/hydrolase protein 28 gives MGTSHMCLFFFMFLFHSFVFLLLSSSVSSRNFPITPFDEGYSPLFGDHNMIIHSDFKTVHLSLDESSGSGFASHDIYLHGYFSASIKLPSDYTAGVVVAFYLSNGDMYEKNHDEIDFEFLGNIRGKDWRIQTNIYGNGSTNIGREERYGLWFDPAEDFHHYSILWSDSKIIFYVDNVPIREVKRTTSMGGDFPSKPMTLYSTIWDGSTWATNGGKYKVNYKYAPFVAQFSDFVLHGCAVDPIEHVTNCDSLQTSETLPSGVISQVERNKMDSFRLKHMTYSYCYDRTRYKVPLPECVIDSRQAERLRKLDPVTFGNGRHRRGMRHHHIAKEAASF, from the exons ATGGGAACGAGTCATATGTGTCTGTTCTTTTTCATGTTCTTGTTCCATTCTTTTGTCTTCCTTCTACTTTCTTCTTCTGTCTCATCCAGAAATTTTCCTATTACACCTTTTGATGAAGGCTATTCACCCTTGTTTGGAGACCATAACATGATCATTCATTCTGATTTCAAAACTGTAcatctctctcttgatgaatcttcag GGTCTGGATTTGCTTCTCATGATATTTACCTTCATGGGTATTTTAGTGCTTCCATTAAATTACCTTCTGATTACACTGCTGGAGTTGTTGTTGCATTCTAT TTATCAAATGGGGACATGTATGAGAAGAACCATGATGAAATAGACTTTGAATTTTTGGGAAATATAAGAGGCAAAGATTGGAGGATTCAAACCAATATTTATGGAAATGGAAGTACAAACATTGGAAGAGAAGAAAGATATGGTTTATGGTTTGATCCTGCTGAGGATTTTCATCACTACAGCATTCTCTGGTCAGATTCTAAGATCAT ATTTTATGTAGACAATGTTCCTATAAGAGAAGTAAAGAGAACAACATCGATGGGAGGAGATTTCCCATCAAAACCAATGACATTGTATTCAACCATATGGGATGGATCTACATGGGCTACCAATGGAGGAAAATACAAAGTAAACTACAAATATGCACCTTTTGTTGCTCAATTCTCTGACTTTGTTCTACATGGTTGTGCTGTTGATCCTATTGAACATGTGACTAACTGTGACAGTCTTCAAACTTCTGAAACACTTCCTTCTGGTGTAATTTCACAAGTGGAAAGAAACAAAATGGACAGCTTTAGGTTAAAACACATGACATATTCTTACTGTTACGACCGAACCCGATACAAAGTTCCTCTACCGGAGTGTGTGATCGATTCGCGACAAGCTGAAAGGCTAAGAAAATTGGATCCGGTTACGTTTGGTAATGGAAGGCATCGCCGTGGTATGAGACACCATCACATAGCAAAAGAAGCTGCCTCGTTTTAG
- the LOC131600066 gene encoding anthranilate synthase beta subunit 2, chloroplastic-like has protein sequence MAATFISRISLLHPNPSPSLNPNQSPCFHQPLTNHKQFPSSLRFEAKRANGVVLKAASGALEVNSKQSVSVAKSNDPIVVIDNYDSFTYNLCQYMGELGYHFEVYRNDELTIEDLKRKNPRGVLISPGPGTPQDSGISLQTVLELGPTVPVFGVCMGLQCMGEAFGGKIVRSPYGVMHGKSSLVYYDEKGEDGLLAGLPNPFLAGRYHSLVIEKESFPHEELEVTAWTEDGLIMAARHKKYRHVQGVQFHPESIITPEGKTIVRNFVKLIEKREATSS, from the exons ATGGCAGCAACATTCATCTCTCGCATTTCACTTCTTCACCCAAACCCATCTCCTTCTCTCAACCCCAATCAATCTCCTTGCTTTCACCAGCCTCTCACAAACCACAAACAATTTCCCTCAA gtTTACGGTTTGAGGCGAAGAGGGCTAATGGGGTTGTGCTGAAAGCGGCTTCTGGTGCATTGGAAGTCAATTCGAAGCAAAGTGTTTCAGTTGCAAAATCCAATGATCCAATTGTTGTTATTGATAATTATGACAGCTTTACCTATAATCTTTGTCAG tatatGGGCGAGTTAGGATATCACTTTGAAGTCTACCGAAATGACGAGTTGACTATCGAGGATTTGAAAAG aaAAAATCCAAGAGGAGTGCTGATTTCACCTGGGCCAG GAACACCTCAAGATTCGGGCATATCTTTGCAAACCGTTTTGGAACTTGGACCAACTGTACCTGTGTTTGGTGTATGCATGGGATTGCAGTGCATGGGAGAGGCTTTTGGCG GGAAAATTGTCCGTTCTCCATATGGTGTGATGCATGGAAAAAGCTCTCTGGTTTATTATGACGAAAAAGGAGAAGATGGGTTACTTGCTGGACTACCAAA TCCTTTCTTGGCTGGAAGATATCACAGCCTTGTGATTGAAAAGGAGAGCTTTCCTCATGAAGAACTCGAGGTAACTGCATGGACTGAAGATGGTCTCATAATGGCTGCTCGCCACAAGAAATATCGGCATGTGCAG GGTGTTCAGTTTCATCCAGAGAGCATTATAACTCCTGAAGGCAAGACGATTGTCCGCAACTTTGTGAAGCTTATAGAGAAAAGGGAGGCTACCAGTTCTTGA